GACCAGGTCGAAAAGGAGCCCGGCACCCTGCTGTACGCCATGAACCGCTCCAAGGATGATCCCGACGCCTTCTGGGTCTCGGAGCTCTATGCCGACGACGACGGCTTCGCCGCCCACACCGGCAGCGACGCTATGGCCGCGGCCGGGCCGACCCTCGGCCCGCTCATCGCCGAGAGCGAACTGACCATCGGCGAGCCCGTCCGGGCGAAGGGTCTGCCAGTTACCCCCTGACGGGACGGCAGAGGGATCCCCAGATGCCGGCCAATCCGGCCGGCGAACGACCAGACCACGCCACCTGACCCGTG
This portion of the Acidimicrobiales bacterium genome encodes:
- a CDS encoding antibiotic biosynthesis monooxygenase yields the protein DQVEKEPGTLLYAMNRSKDDPDAFWVSELYADDDGFAAHTGSDAMAAAGPTLGPLIAESELTIGEPVRAKGLPVTP